TTCCCCATACCTAAAAGAGGCGGAACGTTCTCTGATCTCATGACGCCCAGACATCtggagagaaggagattctCAGATGGCCAGATTGGATTTATGAGCTGGATAGCTTCGAGTGGGCATAAATCGAGTCGTACGAGGCGTTACTAGTTGTTGATGTGGCATGTATGAATTATATTTCTGAAGGATTCCCATTTGTGTCGATTTAAGTTACTACATTATGATGAATCATGTAACTTATTTTATTTGAAAGTGAGTTCCGGATCATCGTAGTCGAGTATACTCCTTCCTAATGAAAGGTTGGTACTTACATCAAGTGGCGATGTTCTTTTGTCCCACCATAAGAACCTGAGATCATGCAGTACACAGCATCAGACATCGTCTCCTTCGTCCTTTCCCTTCATTGGAAAGTATCTACAAATGAGATGATCCCCTCtacatcctttgatctcttcacATCCTTTCAGCAGCACTACCAAACATAGAAGGATCGTCCTCATCACTGAATTATCACAAGTCACAGAGAACCATGAGATAGTTGAGGATTTCTTTGGTTAACCTTGAGAGGATATAGGAATCAGCCTCATTCTGAGATATCTCAACTGTTAATGTCTGAACATAGTTCAAAACAGGCTTCAAAACAGGCTTCAACTGAAAAGTCCAACTATAAGGCAATTGGATTTGCTAGATCTCATGGTAGCCATCAGACGGGGTATACCACAATTGTCAGGAATAAAGATGGGAGTATAAGAGGACTGAGACGTAGTAGGAATGGAAATTGTGTTACGATAGGGTCAAGGCAACCTGCAAAGAGTCCAAGCTCAAACCTGAGTTCAGGCGAtccaggagaagaggaaaaacaaGTCGATGTGGAAGAATTGGGTTCTGAGAGTTCATCACAAGAacatgaaggtgaaggtgaaggtgaaacCAGgactgaagaaggtaaagaaaaCACCGTTCAATCGGTACGATTTACTGAAGATACTGATTTTACCACTAAACGTACATATACACGTAACAAGAAGGGAGGACGTAGGAGAGGAGGCTCCTCGAAAACTTGCCAAGGGTCTATGAAGACTTTGAATTATCTCAGTGGGTACTCACGTAGATGAAGGATAGGTTTTGGAAATTGCGAAAACATGATTAATCGCCAAATAGAATGAGGGGGATTGATATAACCATGTCAATGCATACTATCTACTAGATCGTATCTGCATTGAATCTATTTCTATTTATTTGTTCAGCTCTGCCAACCTTACTCTCACGGCATTCGCATGAGCTTCCAATCCCTCTCTCTCAGCCAACCTCACAACGCTTGGACCTAATACTTTCAAACCATCACCCGAGACGAGCTGAGAAGTGATGTGTTTCTGGAAAGAGAGGGTGTTGACTCCTGAGAATTGACGAGCGAATCCGTTTGTAGGAAGCGTATGGTTAGTTCCTGAGGCGTAGTCACCGCATCTACACGATAACCTATTATTAGTATGTCTTCGACATTTGGTATTTTGACAGAAGAAAGGGTGGCATCCGTAGGTATCGTAATGGCCTGTGAAATGCCCAGATGTGTAATATGATCATCGAGTAAGGAAGCACAACTTACGATTCAGGGGAGAAAGCTCCCACAAAGACACTTCCGGCATTATCGACCTTTTCTACGGCTTTCGCTGAATCTTCCAAGTGCAAGATCAAATGTTCCGGAGCATATTCGTTGGAGAAGTCCAAAGCTTGCTGTTCGTTATCCACCAAGACGATCACACTCTTCTTGATTGCTTCTCGGGCAATGGCGACTCGCGGTAAAGCTTTCGCTTGGATGTCAATTTGattttcgatttcttcgaGGTGTTTCTCAGTGAGGTTGATTCCTACTAACACCACTTGAGAGTCGGTTCCGTGTTCGGCTTGCGAGAGGAGATCTGATGCTACGAATATTGGGTTGGCAGTGTGGTCGGCAATTACCTAGAAAATTAACAGAGAAAGACCATCAGCCTCTTTTTCATCACAATGTACGACAAAACCATTGACTTACCAACACCTCTGATGGACCAGCGGGCATATCAATGGCAACCAACGCATCTGTATCATTCTGCACTAACATCTTGGCAGCAGTCACCCATTGATTACCCGGTCCAAAGATCTTGTCTACTTTGGGTACTTCGTCTGTACCATATGCCATGGCTCCAACAGCCTGCGCACCACCAGCTTTGAGTATACACGTGACACCTGTCAATTTGGCCACGTAGAGTACTTCAGGGGAGATTGATCCGTCCGGTCTTGGTGGAGTGGCAAGTACGATCGTCTTGCATCCTGCCACTTGAGCTGGTACACCTAACATTATCGCAGTGGATGGTAAGATCGCTGTTCCTCCAGGTACGTACACTCCGACTCTGGAAATTGGTCTAACGAATCGAGAACATTTCACTCCTGGCATGGTCTCTACTTCCAAAGGTTTCTTCTCCGACTGAGCCTCGTGGAACTTCTTGACATTCTCATAAGCTATATCAATAGCTTTCTTCACATCTGATGGTAGTTGATCTTCAGTGGGAGTCTGGAATGGTGGTAAGAGCACGTTTGAGCTGAGATTGGCTTTATCGAATTGTTTGGTCATGGCTTTTAATCCTGCATCACCTTCTTTTCTCACTCTTTCTACTATGGGTTTGACCTTATCTATCATTGCTAAAGAGTTCAATACTGGTCGAAGTAACAATttcttctgttcttccttgTTCAAAGTTGAAAGTTTGacatttctcatcttgattttcgATTGGTCTACTTCAGGGAATGACTGAGGTATAGGTTCAGTAGGTTTCGATCCTTCTTTAGCTCCTGCTGGAAGTTCTGCTTTGGCGGTACCGGCACCgttgatcttttcttcccatttAGGTTTGGCATCGCCTTTCCTTCTAGTCACCTTGAGTGATTTCTTGTCTAAAGCTCCTTGAACATCTTTCAGACTGACGCCTTGAGAGATACATTTGGCCAAAGCGAAGTAAAACAAATCGGCAGCTTCAAATGCAATTTCATCCTTCGTCTTTGCATCGCACAgctcttcagcttcttccattATCTTACTCCTAAGTAACTTCTCGTCGGTAAATATCCTCTTGGTATAACTTCCTTCGGGAGCGTTGGATAATCTAGATTTGAGGGTGTTTTCAAGTTTGGCTAGACCAGTGAAATTTCCAAAACATGTTGACTGAGTTGGAACGTGGCAGAAACCTGTGCCATGTTGAACCACCTCGAAGATCAACGCATCGCTATCGCAATCTGTCTTGACGGAGAGTAATTCCTGTACTGCACCGGAAGTTTCGCCTTTCCTCCATAATCCATGTTTACGAGATTGATAGACACCCTTTTGGGTCACTATCGCCTCAGTCACTGATTCCTTTGATGAGTAGACTAGACCTAATGGCTGACTGGAATAgtctgaagaagagacgatAGTGGGGAATAAGCCATCAGGTCGATCGGAGATGATAGGTGCAAGGAAAGCTTCGGCGATTGATAAGTGGGAAGAAGTGGTTTTGGGGGATGTGGATAGATATTCAGTTGGAATGACGTAGGAAGATGGTCGAGATGACTTGATAGATTCGAGAAGTTCTGTAGGGTTAGGTGAAGGGTTTTGAATGTAGATGTCAATATTCGTTGCACCAAGAGATTTGGCAGTGTGGGCGCTAGATGAGATCAGGTAGATACCGCTAATTTGTGAGAACGACTGTTGATAGTTTGTTATTTCACTTTCATCGATTTTGAGTATCAACCTCTCCTTAGGTAC
The nucleotide sequence above comes from Kwoniella europaea PYCC6329 chromosome 1, complete sequence. Encoded proteins:
- a CDS encoding histidinol dehydrogenase; translated protein: MSTPPFLPLIDPSGSTLLPSLALLGPVLIPATLVQAVLPTLPPQASYYVQAAESSDDLISFLDNGAQKIVVTPSQVEELAGQVPKERLILKIDESEITNYQQSFSQISGIYLISSSAHTAKSLGATNIDIYIQNPSPNPTELLESIKSSRPSSYVIPTEYLSTSPKTTSSHLSIAEAFLAPIISDRPDGLFPTIVSSSDYSSQPLGLVYSSKESVTEAIVTQKGVYQSRKHGLWRKGETSGAVQELLSVKTDCDSDALIFEVVQHGTGFCHVPTQSTCFGNFTGLAKLENTLKSRLSNAPEGSYTKRIFTDEKLLRSKIMEEAEELCDAKTKDEIAFEAADLFYFALAKCISQGVSLKDVQGALDKKSLKVTRRKGDAKPKWEEKINGAGTAKAELPAGAKEGSKPTEPIPQSFPEVDQSKIKMRNVKLSTLNKEEQKKLLLRPVLNSLAMIDKVKPIVERVRKEGDAGLKAMTKQFDKANLSSNVLLPPFQTPTEDQLPSDVKKAIDIAYENVKKFHEAQSEKKPLEVETMPGVKCSRFVRPISRVGVYVPGGTAILPSTAIMLGVPAQVAGCKTIVLATPPRPDGSISPEVLYVAKLTGVTCILKAGGAQAVGAMAYGTDEVPKVDKIFGPGNQWVTAAKMLVQNDTDALVAIDMPAGPSEVLVIADHTANPIFVASDLLSQAEHGTDSQVVLVGINLTEKHLEEIENQIDIQAKALPRVAIAREAIKKSVIVLVDNEQQALDFSNEYAPEHLILHLEDSAKAVEKVDNAGSVFVGAFSPESCGDYASGTNHTLPTNGFARQFSGVNTLSFQKHITSQLVSGDGLKVLGPSVVRLAEREGLEAHANAVRVRLAELNK